A genomic stretch from Pseudomonas sp. MUP55 includes:
- a CDS encoding iron ABC transporter permease, which translates to MAHPAQRRWYLPVFSVAALVLLPLSVLLLSWQSIDQQIWSHLWDTQMPRLLGNTLTLVLGVGLGVTLLGVSLAWLTSLCEFPGRRWLDWALMLPFAIPAYVLAFVFVGLLDFAGPVQTLLREWFGNGLRLPRVRSTSGVIIVLVLVFYPYVYLLARSAFLAQGKGLMEAARVLGQSPWQAFWRVALPMARPAIGAGVALALMETLADFGAVSVFNFDTFTTAIYKTWYGFFSLSSAAQLASLLLLVVMLVLYGERRARGASRPGNERPRSKALYHLHGLKAAAASAWCGVVFACAFVIPMLQLVAWFWQRGRFDLDERYTGLIVHTLYLGGIAALITVSVALVLAFANRLAPTRAIRSGISLANVGYALPGSVLAVSIMLAFSYLDRELVVPLSGWLGGAGKPLLLGSLSALVLAYLVRFLAVAYGPLENSLARIRPSLPEAARSLGVSGPRLFCKVYLPLLLPGTLSAALLVFVDVLKEMPATLLMRPFGWDTLAVRIFEMTSEGEWARASLPALTLVLVGLLPVIGLIRRSARQIG; encoded by the coding sequence TTGGCCCATCCCGCCCAACGCCGCTGGTACCTGCCAGTCTTCAGCGTCGCCGCCCTGGTGCTGCTGCCGCTGAGCGTGCTGTTGCTGTCCTGGCAAAGCATCGACCAGCAGATCTGGTCCCACCTGTGGGACACCCAGATGCCCCGCTTGTTGGGTAACACCTTGACGTTGGTGCTCGGCGTCGGTCTTGGCGTGACGTTGCTGGGCGTGAGCCTGGCCTGGCTGACCAGCCTGTGCGAATTCCCGGGGCGCCGCTGGCTGGATTGGGCGCTGATGCTGCCCTTTGCGATTCCGGCCTATGTGCTGGCCTTCGTGTTCGTGGGGTTGCTGGATTTCGCGGGCCCCGTGCAAACCCTGCTGCGCGAGTGGTTCGGTAACGGGCTGCGCCTGCCGCGTGTGCGTTCCACCAGCGGGGTGATCATCGTATTGGTGCTGGTGTTCTATCCCTATGTCTACCTGCTGGCGCGCTCGGCATTCCTGGCCCAGGGCAAGGGTTTGATGGAAGCGGCACGGGTGCTCGGCCAGTCGCCCTGGCAAGCGTTCTGGCGCGTGGCGCTGCCGATGGCTCGCCCGGCGATTGGTGCCGGCGTCGCCTTGGCCTTGATGGAAACCCTGGCGGATTTTGGCGCGGTCTCGGTGTTCAATTTCGACACATTCACCACCGCCATCTACAAGACCTGGTACGGCTTTTTCAGCCTGTCCAGTGCGGCGCAACTGGCCAGCCTGTTGCTGCTGGTGGTGATGCTGGTGCTGTATGGCGAGCGGCGCGCCCGCGGAGCGAGCCGGCCCGGCAACGAGCGCCCGCGAAGCAAGGCGTTGTATCACCTGCATGGGCTCAAGGCGGCTGCGGCCAGTGCCTGGTGTGGCGTGGTGTTTGCCTGCGCGTTTGTAATCCCGATGCTGCAACTGGTGGCCTGGTTCTGGCAGCGCGGCCGGTTCGATCTGGATGAGCGCTACACCGGCCTGATCGTGCACACCCTGTACCTGGGCGGCATCGCGGCGCTGATAACGGTCAGCGTGGCGCTGGTGCTGGCTTTCGCCAACCGCCTGGCCCCGACGCGGGCGATTCGTTCCGGCATCAGCCTGGCCAATGTCGGTTATGCCTTGCCCGGCTCGGTGCTGGCGGTGTCGATCATGTTGGCCTTCAGCTATCTGGACCGTGAGCTGGTGGTGCCACTGTCGGGCTGGCTGGGCGGCGCGGGCAAACCGTTGCTGCTGGGCAGCCTGTCGGCGCTGGTGCTGGCGTATCTGGTGCGCTTTCTGGCGGTGGCCTACGGCCCTCTGGAAAACAGCCTGGCGCGTATTCGCCCATCGTTGCCCGAGGCCGCACGAAGTCTGGGCGTGAGTGGACCCCGACTGTTTTGCAAGGTGTATCTGCCGCTGTTGCTGCCCGGAACCCTGAGCGCGGCACTGCTGGTGTTCGTCGATGTGCTCAAGGAAATGCCCGCCACCTTGCTGATGCGCCCGTTTGGCTGGGACACCCTGGCGGTACGGATCTTCGAAATGACCAGTGAAGGAGAATGGGCGCGGGCCTCGCTGCCGGCGCTGACCCTGGTGCTGGTCGGGTTGTTGCCGGTCATCGGACTGATCCGACGCTCCGCACGACAAATCGGTTAG
- a CDS encoding extracellular solute-binding protein, whose product MLAPKRLLTALALTLIGSTTVQAADEVVVYSSRIDELIKPVFDAYTQKTGVQVKFITDKEAPLMQRIKAEGENATADLLLTVDAGNLWQAEQMGILQPFTSEVINKNIPLQYRSSAHAWTGLSLRARTIAYSTDRVKPGDLTTYEALADKQWEGRLCLRTAKKVYNQSLTATLIETHGASKTEEIVKGWVNNLSTDVFSDDIAVLEAINAGQCDVGIVNTYYYGRLHKQKPDLAVQLFWPNQGDRGVHVNLSGIGLTKHAPHPEAAKALVEWMTTPEAQKIFADVNQEFPANPAVPPSAEVASWGKFVADTLPVEVAGKRQAEAIRLMDRAGWN is encoded by the coding sequence ATGTTGGCACCCAAGCGCCTCCTGACTGCCCTGGCACTCACCCTGATCGGCAGCACCACCGTGCAGGCCGCCGACGAAGTGGTGGTCTACTCCTCGCGCATCGATGAACTGATCAAACCGGTGTTCGACGCCTACACCCAGAAAACCGGTGTGCAGGTCAAATTCATCACCGACAAGGAAGCCCCGCTGATGCAGCGCATCAAGGCCGAGGGCGAAAACGCCACCGCCGACCTGCTGCTCACCGTCGATGCCGGCAACCTCTGGCAGGCCGAGCAGATGGGCATCCTGCAACCGTTCACCTCCGAGGTGATCAACAAGAACATTCCGCTGCAATACCGCTCTTCAGCCCACGCCTGGACCGGCTTGAGCCTGCGTGCGCGCACCATCGCCTATTCCACCGACCGCGTAAAACCGGGCGACCTGACCACCTACGAAGCCCTGGCCGACAAACAGTGGGAAGGCCGCCTGTGCCTGCGCACGGCGAAAAAGGTCTACAACCAGTCACTCACCGCCACGCTGATCGAAACCCATGGGGCGAGCAAGACTGAAGAAATCGTCAAGGGCTGGGTGAATAACCTGTCCACCGATGTGTTCTCCGACGATATCGCGGTGCTGGAGGCGATCAATGCCGGGCAATGCGATGTGGGCATCGTCAACACCTACTACTACGGTCGCCTGCACAAGCAGAAGCCGGACCTGGCGGTGCAGCTGTTCTGGCCGAACCAGGGCGACCGTGGTGTGCATGTGAACCTGTCGGGCATCGGCTTGACCAAACACGCGCCACACCCAGAGGCGGCCAAGGCTTTGGTGGAGTGGATGACCACGCCCGAAGCGCAGAAAATCTTCGCCGATGTAAACCAGGAGTTCCCAGCCAACCCGGCGGTACCGCCGTCGGCGGAAGTGGCGAGCTGGGGTAAATTCGTGGCCGATACCTTGCCGGTGGAAGTGGCGGGCAAGCGCCAGGCCGAGGCTATCCGCTTGATGGACCGCGCCGGCTGGAACTGA
- a CDS encoding 2-octaprenyl-3-methyl-6-methoxy-1,4-benzoquinol hydroxylase, producing MRADVLIVGAGMVGSALALALQGSGLQVLLLDGSPLSVKPFEPAAAFEPRVSALSSASQRILQRLGVWDGIVQRRASPYGQMQVWDGSGTGQIHFSAASVHAEVLGHIVENRVVQDALLDRLHDCDLGLLANARLEQMRRSGDDWLLTLADGRKLRAPLVVAADGANSAVRRLTGTPTREWDYLHNAIVTSVRSSQPHQRTAWQRFTDTGPLAFLPLVRDGHEDWCSIVWSTTPAESERLMALDDERFCGELERAFEGRLGNVISADPRVCVPLRQRHAKRYVAEGLALIGDAAHVIHPLAGQGVNLGFLDAAVLAEVLLAANERGERLADVKVLSRYERRRMPHNLALMAAMEGFERLFQADQLPLRWLRNAGLKIVDQIPEAKAVFVRQALGLTGDLPDLAKL from the coding sequence ATGCGCGCAGATGTGCTGATCGTCGGGGCCGGAATGGTCGGAAGCGCCCTGGCGCTGGCGTTGCAAGGCAGTGGCCTGCAGGTATTGCTGCTTGACGGCAGCCCGCTGAGCGTCAAGCCGTTCGAGCCGGCAGCGGCCTTTGAACCGCGGGTGAGTGCGTTGTCCTCCGCCAGCCAGCGCATTCTGCAACGCCTTGGTGTGTGGGACGGCATCGTCCAGCGTCGCGCCAGCCCGTATGGCCAGATGCAAGTGTGGGACGGCAGCGGCACCGGGCAGATCCACTTCTCGGCGGCCAGCGTGCATGCCGAGGTATTGGGGCATATCGTCGAGAACCGCGTGGTCCAGGATGCCTTGCTGGACCGTCTGCATGATTGCGACCTGGGGCTGTTGGCCAATGCGCGCCTGGAACAGATGCGTCGCTCCGGTGACGACTGGCTGCTGACCCTGGCCGACGGCCGCAAGCTGCGCGCGCCGCTGGTAGTCGCCGCCGACGGCGCCAACTCCGCGGTGCGCCGCCTGACCGGCACCCCCACCCGTGAGTGGGATTACCTGCACAACGCCATCGTGACCAGCGTGCGCAGCAGCCAGCCGCACCAGCGCACGGCGTGGCAACGCTTTACCGACACCGGCCCGCTGGCGTTTCTGCCGCTGGTGCGGGATGGGCATGAGGATTGGTGCTCGATCGTCTGGTCGACCACGCCGGCGGAGTCCGAGCGCCTGATGGCGCTGGATGACGAGCGCTTCTGTGGGGAACTGGAGCGTGCCTTTGAAGGGCGTCTGGGCAACGTGATCAGCGCCGACCCGCGCGTCTGCGTGCCGTTGCGTCAGCGCCACGCCAAACGCTATGTGGCCGAGGGCCTTGCGCTGATTGGCGATGCAGCCCACGTCATCCACCCCTTGGCGGGGCAGGGCGTGAATCTGGGGTTTCTGGATGCTGCGGTGCTGGCCGAAGTGCTGCTGGCGGCCAACGAACGTGGCGAGCGTCTGGCGGATGTGAAGGTGCTGAGCCGCTACGAGCGTCGGCGCATGCCGCATAACCTGGCGCTGATGGCGGCCATGGAGGGCTTCGAGCGCCTGTTCCAGGCCGATCAACTGCCGTTGCGCTGGTTGCGCAATGCCGGGCTGAAGATCGTCGATCAGATCCCGGAAGCCAAGGCGGTGTTTGTGCGTCAGGCCCTGGGCTTGACCGGCGACCTTCCGGACCTCGCCAAACTGTAA
- a CDS encoding DUF4442 domain-containing protein: protein MRKWLIERLGKARLLRWVMTLYPPYLGAGVSVQQMSADFRHVKVRMGLGWYNRNYVGTQFGGSLYSMVDPFYMLMLMENLGRDYIVWDKAASIDFISPGKGPVYAEFSIDDTLLDEVRRQTADGEKYLPRLKVQIHDGSGTLVARVDKTLYVRRKPPARQA, encoded by the coding sequence ATGCGTAAATGGCTGATCGAGCGGCTGGGCAAGGCGCGGCTGTTGCGTTGGGTGATGACGCTTTATCCGCCGTATCTGGGCGCCGGTGTCAGCGTGCAGCAGATGAGCGCTGACTTTCGTCACGTCAAAGTACGCATGGGCCTGGGCTGGTATAACCGCAATTATGTGGGCACGCAGTTCGGCGGCAGCCTGTATTCGATGGTCGACCCGTTCTACATGCTGATGCTGATGGAGAACCTGGGCCGCGACTACATTGTGTGGGACAAGGCCGCCAGCATCGACTTCATCTCGCCGGGCAAAGGCCCGGTGTATGCCGAATTTTCCATCGACGACACCTTGCTCGACGAGGTGCGCCGACAGACCGCCGATGGCGAGAAATATTTGCCTCGCCTCAAGGTCCAGATTCATGACGGCTCCGGCACCCTGGTGGCGCGAGTCGACAAAACCCTTTACGTGCGGCGCAAGCCGCCAGCGAGACAGGCTTGA
- the ubiH gene encoding 2-octaprenyl-6-methoxyphenyl hydroxylase, with translation MSRVNLAIIGGGLVGASLALALQAGAKARGWTIALIEPFAPGDSYQPSYDARSSALSFGARQIYQRLGLWQAISQRAEPIKQIHVSDRGRFSTARLSALEEGVPALGYVVENAWLGQCLWQGLDKDVVSWRCPAEVTRMEPLEGGYRLTLNDETVLECDLAVLADGGRSGLREQLGIGVKTRPYNQSALIANITPSEAHNGEAFERFTDDGPMALLPLPDNRCALVWTRIGMDAQRLANLDERSFLSQLQEVFGYRLGTLKQVGARHLYPLTLVEAEEQVRSHLVVLGNAAHSLHPIAGQGFNLSLRDASALAEALLAGPQVPGDLATLQRYRERQRLDQQLTVGFSDQVTRLFGSGQPLVALGRNMGLLGLDLLPPAKRWFARQAMGLGTRSDA, from the coding sequence ATGAGCCGGGTCAACCTGGCGATCATCGGCGGCGGCCTGGTGGGCGCCAGCCTGGCACTGGCGTTGCAGGCCGGGGCCAAGGCGCGCGGGTGGACCATCGCCCTGATCGAGCCCTTCGCTCCGGGTGACAGCTACCAGCCGAGCTACGATGCGCGGTCTTCAGCGTTGTCCTTCGGCGCCCGCCAGATTTATCAGCGCCTGGGCCTGTGGCAAGCGATTTCCCAGCGCGCCGAGCCGATCAAGCAGATTCATGTGTCGGACCGCGGACGTTTCTCCACCGCGCGCTTGTCGGCCCTGGAAGAAGGCGTGCCGGCCCTGGGTTACGTGGTGGAAAACGCCTGGCTCGGCCAGTGCCTGTGGCAAGGCCTGGACAAGGACGTGGTGAGCTGGCGCTGCCCGGCGGAGGTCACACGCATGGAGCCGCTGGAAGGCGGCTATCGCCTGACCCTCAATGACGAAACCGTGCTGGAGTGCGACCTGGCGGTGTTGGCCGATGGCGGTCGCTCCGGTCTGCGCGAGCAGCTTGGCATCGGCGTGAAAACCCGGCCTTACAATCAGAGCGCGTTGATCGCCAATATCACCCCGAGCGAAGCCCACAATGGCGAAGCGTTCGAGCGTTTTACCGATGACGGCCCGATGGCCCTGCTGCCGCTGCCCGACAACCGCTGCGCGCTGGTCTGGACCCGCATCGGCATGGACGCCCAGCGTCTGGCCAACCTCGATGAGCGCAGTTTCCTGAGCCAATTGCAGGAGGTGTTCGGCTATCGCCTGGGCACCCTGAAACAAGTGGGCGCGCGGCATCTTTATCCGCTGACCCTGGTGGAAGCCGAAGAACAAGTGCGCTCGCACCTGGTGGTGCTGGGCAATGCGGCGCACAGCCTGCACCCGATTGCCGGGCAGGGCTTCAACCTGTCCCTGCGCGATGCCAGCGCCCTGGCCGAAGCCTTGCTGGCCGGGCCGCAAGTGCCCGGAGACCTGGCAACGCTGCAACGCTATCGCGAGCGCCAGCGCCTGGACCAGCAATTGACCGTGGGTTTCTCCGACCAGGTCACGCGCCTGTTTGGCAGCGGGCAACCGTTGGTTGCGCTGGGGCGCAACATGGGCCTGCTCGGCCTGGATCTGCTGCCGCCGGCCAAACGCTGGTTCGCCCGCCAGGCCATGGGCCTGGGCACGCGCTCCGATGCGTAA
- the pepP gene encoding Xaa-Pro aminopeptidase produces MIHIPKAEYTRRRKALMAQMEPNSIAILPAAAVAIRNRDVEHVYRQDSDFQYLSGFPEPQAVIVLMPGRQHGEYVLFCRERNAERELWDGLRAGTEGAIRDFGADDAFPITDIDDILPGLIEGRDRVYSAMGSNAEFDRHLMEWINVIRSKAHLGAQPPNEFVALDHLLHDMRLYKSAAEVKVMREAARISCAAHVRAMQASRAGLHEFSLEAELDYEFRKGGAKMPAYGSIVAAGRNTCILHYQQNDALLKDGDLVLIDAGCEIDCYASDITRTWPVNGKFSPEQKAIYEIVLASQEAAFQQIAPNKHWNQAHEATVQVITAGLVKLGLLQGDVDELIASEAYRAFYMHRAGHWLGMDVHDVGEYKVGGEWRVLEVGMALTVEPGIYISPDNQNVAKKWRGIGVRIEDDVIVTKQGCEILTGAVPKTVAEIEALMAAAR; encoded by the coding sequence ATGATCCATATCCCCAAAGCGGAATACACCCGTCGCCGCAAGGCGCTCATGGCGCAGATGGAACCCAACAGCATCGCTATCCTGCCCGCCGCCGCCGTGGCGATCCGCAATCGCGACGTGGAGCATGTCTACCGCCAGGACAGCGACTTCCAGTACCTGAGCGGATTCCCCGAACCGCAGGCGGTGATCGTGCTGATGCCCGGTCGCCAGCATGGCGAGTACGTGCTGTTCTGCCGCGAGCGCAACGCCGAGCGCGAATTGTGGGATGGCCTGCGCGCCGGCACTGAAGGCGCGATTCGTGATTTCGGGGCGGACGATGCGTTTCCCATCACCGATATCGACGACATCCTGCCCGGCCTGATCGAAGGCCGTGACCGGGTGTATTCGGCCATGGGCAGCAATGCCGAGTTCGACCGGCATCTGATGGAGTGGATCAACGTGATCCGCTCCAAGGCGCACCTGGGCGCCCAGCCGCCGAACGAATTCGTTGCCCTGGATCATTTGCTTCACGACATGCGCCTGTATAAATCGGCGGCGGAAGTGAAGGTGATGCGCGAGGCGGCGCGAATTTCCTGCGCGGCCCATGTGCGGGCGATGCAGGCCAGCCGTGCCGGCCTGCATGAGTTCAGCCTGGAGGCCGAGCTGGATTACGAGTTCCGCAAGGGCGGCGCGAAAATGCCGGCCTATGGCTCCATCGTTGCCGCCGGGCGTAATACCTGCATCCTGCATTACCAGCAGAATGACGCGTTGCTCAAGGACGGCGACCTGGTGCTTATCGATGCCGGTTGCGAGATCGACTGCTACGCCAGTGACATCACGCGTACCTGGCCGGTCAACGGTAAGTTCTCGCCCGAGCAAAAGGCGATCTACGAAATTGTGCTGGCCTCCCAGGAAGCTGCCTTCCAGCAGATCGCGCCGAACAAGCACTGGAACCAGGCGCATGAGGCGACCGTGCAGGTCATCACGGCCGGGCTGGTCAAGCTGGGGCTGCTGCAAGGCGACGTTGACGAGCTGATCGCCAGTGAAGCCTATCGCGCCTTCTACATGCACCGCGCCGGTCACTGGCTCGGCATGGATGTGCATGATGTGGGCGAGTACAAAGTAGGCGGTGAATGGCGCGTGCTGGAAGTCGGCATGGCCTTGACCGTAGAGCCGGGAATCTATATTTCACCGGACAACCAGAACGTAGCGAAGAAGTGGCGTGGCATTGGCGTACGCATCGAGGACGACGTGATAGTGACCAAGCAAGGCTGTGAAATCCTGACCGGCGCGGTGCCCAAGACGGTGGCCGAGATCGAAGCGCTGATGGCGGCTGCCCGATGA
- a CDS encoding YecA family protein, protein MPIQNSPYDAFSKLLSTSGHPCSPAELHGVLLGRSCTGVGFDADNWLADVAELLEKEPEDNVRNALIGLQEMVKGELTGDDVTVVLLLPTDDVPLAERAAALGQWCQGFLHGFGVNAGGLELSTDAKEVLQDLAAISQVQDALEESEDGEGDYMEVMEYLRVAPLLLFTETRKSAEPAAPKPSLH, encoded by the coding sequence ATGCCCATTCAGAACTCCCCGTACGATGCTTTTTCCAAACTGCTGAGCACCAGCGGTCATCCTTGCTCGCCTGCCGAACTGCACGGCGTGCTGTTGGGCCGCAGCTGCACCGGTGTCGGCTTCGACGCCGACAACTGGCTGGCCGATGTGGCCGAGCTGCTCGAAAAGGAACCTGAAGATAACGTGCGCAATGCGCTGATCGGCCTGCAAGAGATGGTCAAGGGCGAGCTGACCGGTGATGACGTCACCGTGGTCCTGCTGCTGCCGACCGACGATGTGCCGCTGGCCGAACGCGCCGCTGCACTGGGCCAATGGTGCCAGGGTTTCCTCCATGGTTTCGGCGTGAACGCCGGTGGCCTGGAACTGAGCACCGATGCCAAGGAAGTGCTGCAGGACCTGGCAGCCATCTCCCAGGTGCAAGATGCCCTGGAAGAGTCCGAGGACGGCGAGGGCGACTACATGGAAGTCATGGAATACCTGCGCGTCGCGCCATTGTTGCTGTTCACCGAGACCCGCAAGTCCGCTGAACCGGCGGCACCCAAGCCGTCGCTGCACTAA
- a CDS encoding TIGR02449 family protein, translating into MEDTDLQALMARLELLIDRVEQLKSQNGLLQAQEKTWREERAHLIEKNEIARRKVESMISRLKALEQDS; encoded by the coding sequence ATGGAAGACACCGACCTGCAAGCGCTGATGGCCAGACTCGAACTGCTAATTGATCGGGTCGAGCAACTTAAGAGTCAAAACGGACTCCTACAAGCTCAGGAAAAGACCTGGCGCGAGGAACGCGCTCACCTCATTGAAAAAAACGAAATCGCCCGGCGTAAGGTCGAATCGATGATTTCGCGCCTGAAGGCCCTGGAGCAAGACTCATGA
- a CDS encoding cell division protein ZapA, whose product MSSSNSVTVQILDKEYSIICPQEERSNLVSAARYLDGKMREIRSSGKVIGADRIAVMAALNITHDLLHKQERPDVQASGSTREQVRDLLERVDLALSTDSEAPKG is encoded by the coding sequence ATGAGTTCAAGCAATAGCGTTACCGTGCAGATCCTAGACAAAGAATATTCGATCATCTGCCCCCAGGAAGAGCGCAGCAACCTGGTGAGCGCTGCCCGCTACCTGGACGGCAAGATGCGCGAGATCCGCAGCAGCGGCAAAGTGATCGGCGCCGACCGCATCGCCGTGATGGCCGCGCTGAACATTACCCACGACCTGCTTCATAAGCAGGAGCGCCCTGATGTGCAGGCCAGCGGTTCGACCCGCGAGCAAGTGCGCGACCTACTCGAACGCGTTGATCTGGCACTCTCCACCGATTCAGAAGCACCCAAGGGCTGA
- a CDS encoding 5-formyltetrahydrofolate cyclo-ligase yields the protein MNEPAPLSRPQLRRMLRKARRALTPSEQRQAALGLYRQLAQHPLFRRAKHISLYLPTDGEIDPRLLLRAAQRQGKATYLPVLSAWPRTKMVFQRVRPGDKLLPNRFRILEPRPNAQRQRKVWALDLVLLPLVGFDNEGGRLGMGGGFYDRSLAYLARRKSWRKPTLLGLAHECQQVDRLAQASWDVPLAGTVTDKHWYVAEAPLEPATP from the coding sequence ATGAACGAACCTGCGCCACTATCACGTCCGCAACTTCGACGCATGTTGCGCAAGGCCCGCCGCGCACTCACCCCCAGCGAGCAGCGCCAGGCCGCTTTGGGGCTATATCGACAACTGGCACAGCACCCGCTGTTTCGCCGGGCCAAACATATTTCTTTATATCTACCGACGGACGGTGAAATCGATCCGCGTCTGCTGCTGCGCGCTGCTCAGCGCCAGGGCAAGGCCACTTACCTGCCCGTACTGAGTGCGTGGCCGCGAACCAAGATGGTGTTCCAGCGCGTGCGGCCTGGGGATAAGTTGCTGCCCAACCGCTTTCGCATTCTTGAGCCACGGCCCAATGCCCAACGCCAACGCAAGGTGTGGGCGCTGGACCTGGTGCTGCTGCCGCTGGTGGGGTTCGATAATGAGGGCGGGCGATTGGGCATGGGTGGCGGATTCTATGACCGCAGCCTGGCCTACCTGGCCCGGCGCAAAAGCTGGCGCAAGCCGACGCTGCTTGGGCTGGCCCATGAGTGTCAGCAAGTGGATCGCTTGGCGCAGGCGAGTTGGGACGTGCCGCTGGCGGGCACTGTCACCGATAAGCATTGGTATGTCGCAGAAGCGCCGCTGGAACCAGCGACGCCTTGA
- a CDS encoding EVE domain-containing protein: MAYWLMKSEPDELSIHDLEKLGKARWDGVRNYQARNFLRAMAVGDEFFFYHSSCPEPGIAGTGTIIEAAYPDPTALEPDSHYFDAKATLEKNPWSAIDVAHGQTFAKVLGLGYLKQQTALAELPLVQKGSRLSVMPVTAEQWAAVMGLC, from the coding sequence ATGGCCTACTGGCTGATGAAATCCGAGCCTGACGAACTGTCCATCCATGATCTGGAAAAGCTCGGCAAAGCGCGCTGGGACGGGGTGCGCAATTACCAGGCGCGTAATTTCCTGCGCGCCATGGCGGTGGGCGATGAATTTTTCTTTTACCACTCCAGCTGCCCGGAACCGGGCATTGCCGGCACCGGCACAATCATCGAGGCCGCCTATCCGGACCCGACCGCGCTTGAGCCGGACAGCCACTATTTCGACGCCAAGGCCACCCTTGAGAAAAACCCGTGGAGCGCAATCGACGTCGCGCATGGGCAGACTTTTGCAAAGGTGTTGGGACTGGGCTACCTGAAGCAGCAGACCGCGCTGGCCGAACTGCCCTTGGTGCAAAAAGGCAGCCGGCTCTCGGTGATGCCGGTCACTGCCGAGCAATGGGCGGCGGTCATGGGTTTGTGTTGA
- a CDS encoding flagellar basal body-associated protein FliL — protein sequence MKAWILLMLALTLPMAAQAEEAKEGEAPKVSYISLTPPFVGNYGLDGTAKLKVFKADIALRVTGTEAAAAVKANDALIRNQLVALFTQQTNETMSSVEGKEKLRQEALKQTQQVMNDETGKPVVEDLLFNNLIIQ from the coding sequence GTGAAAGCGTGGATCCTGTTGATGCTTGCCCTGACCTTGCCGATGGCAGCCCAGGCCGAAGAAGCCAAAGAGGGCGAGGCGCCGAAAGTCAGCTATATCAGCCTTACCCCGCCGTTCGTGGGCAACTACGGGCTTGATGGCACGGCCAAGCTCAAGGTATTCAAGGCCGACATCGCCCTGCGCGTGACCGGTACCGAAGCCGCCGCAGCGGTCAAAGCCAACGATGCGTTGATTCGCAACCAACTGGTGGCGCTGTTTACCCAGCAGACCAACGAAACCATGAGCAGCGTAGAAGGTAAGGAAAAGCTGCGTCAGGAAGCGTTGAAGCAAACCCAGCAAGTCATGAACGATGAGACCGGCAAGCCGGTGGTGGAAGACCTGCTGTTCAACAACCTGATCATCCAGTAA
- a CDS encoding NADPH:quinone oxidoreductase family protein has translation MKAVLCKAFGPAETLVLEEIASPTIKKNEVLLDVHAAGVNFPDTLIIEGKYQFKPPFPFSPGGEAAGVVSEVGEKVSHLKVGDRVMALTGWGSFAEQVAVPGYNVLPIPPSMDFNTAAAFSMTYGTSMHALKQRAHLQPGETLLVLGASGGVGLAAVEIGKAMGARVIAAASSADKLAVAKAAGADELINYSEASLKDEVKRLTDGNGADVIYDPVGGDLFDQAIRSIAWNGRLLVVGFASGRIPELPVNLALLKGAAVVGVFWGSFAQRQPQDNAANFQQLFTWYGEGKLKPLVSQVYALEQAAQAINDLGQRKAVGKVVVQTR, from the coding sequence ATGAAAGCTGTGCTGTGCAAAGCCTTCGGTCCTGCCGAAACTCTGGTGCTGGAAGAGATCGCCAGCCCCACGATCAAGAAGAACGAAGTCCTGCTGGACGTGCACGCGGCCGGGGTGAATTTCCCGGACACCCTGATCATCGAAGGCAAATACCAGTTCAAGCCGCCCTTTCCGTTTTCACCGGGTGGCGAAGCGGCGGGCGTGGTAAGCGAGGTGGGGGAGAAGGTCAGCCACTTGAAAGTCGGCGATCGCGTGATGGCCCTCACCGGCTGGGGCAGCTTTGCCGAGCAGGTCGCGGTGCCGGGCTACAACGTGCTGCCGATCCCGCCCAGCATGGACTTCAACACCGCCGCCGCCTTCAGCATGACCTACGGCACCTCGATGCACGCGCTGAAACAGCGCGCCCACCTGCAACCCGGCGAAACCCTGTTGGTACTCGGCGCCTCCGGTGGCGTGGGCCTGGCCGCCGTGGAAATCGGCAAGGCCATGGGCGCCCGGGTGATCGCCGCCGCCAGCAGCGCCGACAAACTGGCGGTGGCCAAGGCGGCCGGCGCCGATGAGCTGATCAACTACAGCGAAGCCAGCCTCAAGGACGAGGTCAAGCGCCTGACCGACGGCAACGGCGCCGACGTGATCTACGACCCGGTGGGTGGTGACCTGTTCGACCAAGCCATCCGTTCGATCGCCTGGAACGGCCGCCTGCTGGTGGTGGGCTTCGCCAGCGGGCGCATTCCGGAACTGCCGGTGAACCTGGCACTGCTCAAGGGCGCGGCAGTGGTGGGCGTGTTCTGGGGTTCGTTTGCCCAGCGTCAGCCGCAGGACAATGCGGCGAACTTTCAGCAGCTGTTCACTTGGTACGGTGAGGGCAAGCTCAAGCCGTTGGTGTCGCAGGTGTATGCGTTGGAACAGGCCGCCCAGGCAATCAATGACCTGGGGCAGCGCAAGGCGGTGGGCAAGGTGGTCGTCCAGACCCGCTGA